The genomic stretch TTTATCATGCCATCCCAGGTAGGGGAAAGAAATCAACGTTTATTTAGATCCTTCTAAATGCCAGCTGACTATTAAAATGTGTATTAAAAGTAAAGGCAcaacatgaataaattaataaagggaaaaaaagagtaaaggcACAACATccaattgctttttttctctgcCCATTCCCTAAACACATCTGTTCtataaatatgcttttaaaatactcaCATTTTCACTCATTGTAGTAGCTTTAGATGCAGCTCCACTCTTCCTGTTTGTGGAATACAAAAGACAGTATTTACTACATTATTACCTCCAATTCCAAGGCATACCCTCATTCAGCAGGAAGATAAATATTTATCCTAGGCAGGCAGAAAAAaaagccagtaatcctagctgaatttcttatatttataaaCAGCATTCACAGAGAAAGCTATGCAACAAAGTATCTGTCCATGTGAAATTCTGTGCACCTAAATGTAGCCTAAGCCTAATATACTACAAATTTTTGTGGAAGACACAAAACAGAGATTTACTAATTTATActgacattaaatattttaaaattttgattattattattattatctcaaAATTCATTTTGGTCCATGGGAAGTTCCATTTTGTCACTAGGGTTCCAGAAGAAGTTTGACAAAATTTAAAGGCTGTAGATTGAATGAATGGGAGGAAAAATGTCAAGAAGTAAAGACATTCCTTCCAGATGACTACTACCTGCTTTTACAGAGACATTAATGGAAGAAGCATGAACCTCCTTCACTGCTTATGTAAGATGATGTCTCTCCTTTGCTCAAAACCCTcagttttccatcttttttttttttttttgcagtactggggcttgaattcggCCTACACcttaggccactccaccagccctttttgtgtgaggtatttttgagatagggtcttgagaactatttgcctgggctggcttcaaacctcgatcctcctgatctctgcctcctgagtagctaagattacaggtgtgaaccaccagtgtccGGCTCAGTTTTCcatcttaataaaaatggaagTTCAAACAATTACCCTGGATGCAGGGGTGCAGTGGGGTGGTGGCTACACATTGAGGCTGCCCAGGTCTTCTGAACTTACCCCCTTTGTAACTGTTAGTCCTGATAACTTGGACTTTATCCTGTATATTTGTACAAGGATATTATAAAAACCAGAGACCAAGATTGAGGCAGGAAATGTGAACTGGCACCAATTTGGTACCAGCCACCATTTTCTCTTGCCTGTATTATGGCAGTCATTTCCTGGTCTGCCTGGTTCTCCTTTCCACCTTACAGTTTACTCTTAACAAAGCAGTCAAtgtgaagaatttaaaaaaaaaaattctactcctCTACTTAAAGCTCTCCAACATCTTCAAACGCTTCCAAACTGACTAGTGAGGTTTCTGGATAATCTGGCTTCTGCTCCTTTTTGTGTACACACGTCTTCTTTCCCACACTACTCCTTTTTTGTGTACACACGTCCTCTTTCCCACCCTGTACTCTGGTGACACTGATCCTCTTGAGGTCCCTCATACTCTAGGCATCCTGGCCTGAGCTCTTTCCATTTGTTCTCTCCCCTCTGCAGAACACTTTCTTCACAGCCTTGCTTCTTTACTTTTAGGATATTTTCAATTGTCACTGTTCCGTGAAGTCTTTCCTATCCCTCTGTTTAAAATGACAGCTTTCACTCCTGCTCTTTATAGTCTCTGCTCTCttacttgctttatttttctctagtaTTTAGTACACTGAAATACTGTATACTAAACAGATTTGTTTACTTTCTGTCTTTATCTACTAGAATATGAGCTCCATAAAGCAGAATATGGAGGGCTTGGGGACGTATTTTGCATTGCTGTATTGCCAATCTATAGATCAGTGAAAAtacagtaaatatatattttaaaatagtgccATGAAAATGCCTATAAAGTAAAATGCTTCTTATCTAGATAATTCACCtatgaattaaatttaaaattaaatttatggcATTGAGGCCTGAagtaggatatatatatatacaaataaactGATAATCTACTTTTGACTTTAAGCAGATTAACAGACTATTAATTGGTATGAGGAAAAGGTATGGGTTTTAAGAAAGTATACTTACTGGAAGGAGGTTTCTTCTACAAAAGAATAAGTATATATCATTAATGCAAGAATTACTGTGGTatgatattcatttaaaaatgagttttgactttttaatttttttttacttaatttctttttaatcttgaTCCTTACTGACATTTGTATCCTCTAAATCAAGGGTTGGCAAACTTTTCTGTAAAGAGCCTCACAGCAAATATTTTAGTCTTTTGTGGGCTCAGGCAAAATCAAGGATACTTATAGGTACTTATAAAACTAGAGataaaagaaactttcaaaatttttACCAATAAAATTCAAAGTACAACAATATTCAAAGTCTTATAATACAGGCCTTTTAATTGAAGACCAAAATTCTTTGGGAAGGGATCTATATTTGTTTCAATTGGGGTTCAAAGTTAGTGTTCCCTATCATCAAATAGTTGCAAATTTTCACCTATTTTCTATGGCTTTTGGGCCATAGAAAACCAGGTAGGGAACTGAATTTGGTCTACAGGTCATAGTTTGCCAATCCTTGTCCTAAATACAAGTTCAAAATATGGTTCTCTTGGATAGGTTGTTTGccagataaaaatgaaattaatactgTTAGCTAATGAACTCATAAAATTCAGGTCAACTCTTTAATTCagcattttaagaaaaacatgCTTACTAATGGCtcactgaaaacaggcaggagctcATTGCAAGTAGATAAAAATGACATGGATTTTGAATCAATGATCTTATCTGTCTATGCTTTCACTGGTGACCAGCAGGGGGACACAGCTAGATTCTAGTCATAAAGTTGCATTGCACTGAACTAAATTGAAGCACTTTATATAAGAAAATACCACTAATTCACAGAGCTTAACTGTAGGGAATCTCCTTGAATCCATGGTCATGGAAACATTTTCTTACACATCTACTTATAGATATTATCAGAAATTTCTTTTAAGTCTAAGTTTTATTTtggtaaaattacttttaaaatctaaattctaAAGTCAATACCCATTAtcaaacaaagaatcaaaaattTGTTCATGCCCATTGATTTcttattccatttaaaaattgaatttttatataatattacCAATGGATTTAATGAAGCTCTGCAACTTCTGAGCTCTCAGAAATTTAAAgactagaaatgaagaaaaaaatgtaaagtctAGGAAAGactaaagaataaaacattttaatatctcACACATCTACGCCAACCTACTGCACCATCATATGTGATTTGAAGTCACAAGAGGTCTAAACTTGAAGATCCAAAAACTTTGTTCAAAAGTAGGTTTCTAGTTTCAGGAGGgggttgttttttctttgtttttttataaattatgttAAATTTGATATTAAACATTCTACTGTTCTATACTAATAAGACATTTCACTGTCTTATTTCAATTAAATTGCTTAAAAACTAGAagtatctatatatgtataaatatacacgTATATATTGAGAGTCATATTTCCTAACTTATAAGGATTTTGTACACAGGTAAACATACTGCAAATATCTGTCAACACTGAGTATCTCTGCATTATGGCACTCCAAGGATGACTCTCACATATcctatgctttctcttttttctctatgGTTGCCAAGTTGCTACCTAACCCACTTGTATCTTGTTATCATGGACACTTTCTGGAGcacaaaaatctatgaaaaaataTTCTCCAGAGTTTGTTAGAACTTCTTAGGAGAAACAGCATCCCATAAGAAAACTCTATATCCATACAAAATCATGTATCAAAGAAGGGTGAAATTCACTTACTTGAAAAGTAGCCTTTTCTCTGAGCATAGCACACACCGAGGCCACAGACAGCAATCACTAAGGCCACAACTACTACAGCGGCTATGATGCCACTTACATTGAGATCATCTGGAATATGGAATAAGCCATGTGTAAATTCACATCAAATAGATGGACAGATGCTATCATTAAGTCAAAAGGGCTCAAAAAAGCCCCCCTTTGGAGATAGGCTAAGCCTAGTTTCATGATTTTGAAGCCTGTTCAACTAACTCAATTTCAAGACATGGCTCAAAATTGattgaaaatattaacagaacTAAGCCTTGCAATAATCTTAAGTTTGAAAAGTTCTATGAGctagaaataaaatgtatggTATTCTCTTGTATTTGGAGATGTAATAATTTACAGGTTGGAAACAATCTTTGAAGTTCAATAAAATATTCTACTGTTACCTCTCCACAccaaatattgtttaaaatgctTATACAAATCACAGAGAGAGCATGTGCCACTTTATTCTGTAAAACTGTCAGGCATACCACTCTTCTTGAATTTATAGGGGTTGTATGTGGGTGTACACATACATGGCCACATATATATTTATCACTAAACTATTATTAATGAATTAAACAGCCTTTTCTTGTTGCTATTAAGTCATCTCTCCTCAAACCTAATATGACTATATTTTTTGAACACAAGCTTGGAATGACTGCCATGTTATCAATTTACAAAGTTTTTTCTGGATTGATTCTATTGCCTAATAACTAGATTATTAACCTTCTAAacttaatgtttttttttgttgttgttgtttacctttttttttttttttttttgaggcaacaTCTTACTATTACAACCCCACTGGTCTGAAACTTGCTTTGTACCAAACTGGGCCTCCTCTTTTCTTTGTAGTGTACTTAGTAATGTGCTTAATCAAAGGGCTAGTGTTTCAAAAAAAGTGTCCTGAAGTTTGCAGTGAATTTGATATCTATGAAGGATTTACCCTAAAGGTaaaatctgacaaaaaaaaaaccaaaccaaacaaaaaaaaaaacctgtcttgTCCAACAAGTGCTAAGTCATAGAATAGATTTTATGTGATTTTCTTCAATgaatcagaagaaagaaaatagtaagtTAGAAGCAAGTTGcttgcacttttctttttgccatttctGTGAGATTTTGAGCAAGCCATACATTAAGCCTCAGGGAAGAGAAAATGTAACAAtaagtatgaaaatattttgtattctttctttgaaaaaacataaaaggaagaTGTCATTATTCTAACTGAAAGAAAAGGAACCAAACTGCTAAAAAGCTAAGTGGGAGTGGGGTCTGCTTGAGTGGTACATAAGGAAGTCTGAGAATAATCAGCAAATCcacattttactttctttctaaaCTTCAAAAGCAGTTTCTTTaggaagggctggagatgtagctcagttgtagagcacctgcccagtatgtgtgaggccctgggtttgattcctaacaATGCAACAACAGAGAGAACTTCTTTAGCTTGTTTAACAGTCTCTGTTTTTCATTGTAAGTTATCAGTGATaattcacaaagaaaacaaatagatgAGTTCATGAATTTGTACAAGAGTAACGAGTGCAAATCTATGTATATTTGCGGGCAGTGGCTCCTGAGAATTGGGTGcacattaggcaagtgctctaccactgagctatagcttACAACCCAACAATGTATTAAAATGAGGCTAAAGTAGGCACTTAAATTAGCAGAAccatttaaaaacaaaggaaaaataaatagaaatagtgCCACTGGCACAAGTTTACATTAAAAACCATGAAGATAGTATGTAAATGAATGAAGTTAAGAAAATAcgtattaatttttaaacatgttcagataattttgatgaaaatttcAAAGCAACACTGAGAGAGATACTTTCTGATAATTTAAACAATTGCTATGTTTGACTCTAAATATCAGAACATTAGGTGGATAATGTCAATGCTAtgctgaattaaaaaacaagagtcagtgctggatatggtggtacatgtctgtaattccatcACTTGGGaagcaggcaggaggatcatgaatttgaggtctGCCTGGACTActtacaagaccctgtcttaaaaaaccaaaaccaaaaaatcccAGAAATTCAAACTTGTTCACAGAAATTAGAATATAGTATTCATTATCTTATACGTTATATCCTGAAGTCTAATATGATtgtattttctttacaaataatGCTGAGTTTAAGTACACATAGACATTACATATTTGTGTAGTTTGTGCCATCCTCTTAAGTGCagtgaaaaaatgaatttctgaCCCCAGAAGCTGAGGACAAGCTTCTGCAACAAGGAGCACCCTCAGTGTTCTGTTTCAGGGTGCAGCCCTCCCAAGGGACCGCTATACCCTGGGGGCCAATTCCCTCACATCCCTTTCTGTTACACAACCATATTCAAAACATGGcttttaccacaaagaaaaattaaatccaattattaagaatgacatttttaaaggaatatattCTGAAGCTCATGTAACCTAGAAAAGATGCTTAAGCACTAATTTTATTGGACTCTAAGGAGTTTATTTTGTGAACTGTAATGTAGGACAGCTATGTTTTACAGAAACCTAGATCTATAACTATTCTACATCTTGGATGTCGAAAAGTTACTAACAACTtgataaaaaaaataactgaagtaccTATCACATGGGATGCTGGCAATATACCAGCACTGTTCTAGCACTTTCAAATACTGCTTTCTTTAATCTTCATATCAACTCTATGAGGAAGCTATATTATACGTCCCTTTTTGGAGGACTGAGgcagagagattaaataaattgCCTAAGGGGATGTAGCTAGTAAAATGACCGAGTATAAATGAAGTTATAGACTCCTAGACCCTGAGCAATTTACAGACTATGAAGATGATTAGCTTTTATTTGAAAGGTTATTCagaagagaatatttttaaaatatgatttgaaaAATTAAGAAGTTTTATTGAGTACAATGCTAAATATTCTTGGCTTGATTGGAAGATGGATTAAAAACAGCATTATTGCTTCTTTGCAATATCAagctaattttaaatattctctcCTATCTATCCTTCACATCACTCAACCCTTTCATACCCTTGCTCCTTCTGCCCCCATATACTTGCACACTGTAATTACAAAcccttcatgcctcccaatagCAACACTTACCTACTTGCATTCGTTTCCCAGGACACCTGCGGTATCCAACAGAATTGCGGGCTTCACAGGAATATTCTCCACTGTCCAGTTTGGAAACAGTGTTAAATTGCTATTTGTggaagggaaaacaaatatatttttaaattataaatccatAAGTAGGCTCCTAAAAGAACTACGTCCCTTGAATTTTATCATTAAGTTAGTCTTTCCTTTTTAATGACTCAGGACTTTATATCATTattgtgaattttaaaatctACAATGACTTCAAGGGGTGAATAGCTAGGCATCCTGTTTAATTTGTCAGAAAAAGATTTGTATATGGATAAGTTTCCCTttacttttcctcctttccttcctttttttcctccctcccttccttgctccctccatctttcccttctttcctttcttccttttttgatagtctcactatgtagcccaccctggtctctgtcctcctgcctcagccttccaagtagccaggattatgggTATggccactgttttgttttttttttcttcccctcctccttcatCAAGtggtgcgtggtgtgtgtgtgtgtgtgtgtgtgtgtgtgtgtgtgtgtgtgtgtgtgtgtgttataagaAAAGCAATATAGTTAGGAAGGCAATGaaccttttgtttttaagtttacaGTATCTGATAGTATTAAGAGTGTTGGTATATCTAGTTCTTAGGAAGTGTATTTATAAATGAAGGCCTCCTTGGTAGAAGGGTTAATGCATTTTTCTAAGTCATATATGAATTCACTGCAGTGGCAAATgatgaatattttttttcttaaaaaagccAGAGTTACCACTAGAAAGTAGCTTAGGGCCCAGGAAATTTTAATTGATATTGTTTATAGAATTATAAATTCTATCAATTTCAGAATGTTTGAAAATTCTAAAAAGTTTAAAGTCCAGCCCTTGCTCCTTCTACTCCCAAGCAACTGGGAGGTAAGATTTTAATATAATAAGCTGCATAACTTGTACTGGTAGTTTTATACCCTTGGTGAATTTCTGGAAGAAATTAAGGCAGACAGAAAAGAAgtgaagaaggaaatgaaggaagggagcaacgaaggaaggagggagggagagaaaaaaaggaagagaggagggcaTACACACCTAGGAACCTCAAAAGATCTTCAGGACCAGTGTGAGAGGGCTGCTCAGATCCTCTTTACATGCCTTCCTAACCACAGCCTCATCCACTCTGTACTTCATCCATGGGGCCATTACCCTCTGAGGAGCACCTTCTCATTGTCTTGGATCCTCCAACAATATATTTTCCTAtactctttttcctctttcacttTTCTCATTACTTCCCATAACCCACTCTTTATGTATGCTTGTACCTGGTACAATAGAAAGATTTTTCCTGGCTTGTTTCCATTCTGAGGAatcatctctccctcccccaaagCCAGAATACTTTTAGATTATTCACCATAAATTCAGGGCCAAGGTTATGAATAAATAGTACATTAGACTAAAACTCCAAATGATCTTTCAGTGCCTTCTAACTGATAGTTAAAAGAAAATCCCTGGCATACCCATATACTGgagtctttgttcttttctcacAGAAGAGCCCATGCTAGTTCAGCCTGGTACCATGTACTACTTTGGCCTCACAAGAGATTTCAAGGGCTAAGGCTCACTGAAGGAAGCGGATCTGTATCATTACAGACGTGCCTTGGGGCTTTTATCACCCActctagaaaaaataaatttgaaaagtaaatatagCAGAGTGTGACAGCAGGTTTTCTGCCCAGTTTCTCATCTGCTGTACTGTATTATTTATCAAATGAGCCAATGTGTTTTGCTCTGTATAAGAGGATGAAGTTTtcgggtcaggcatggtggtgcacacccataatcccagctacacaggaggcataggtaggatgatTGTAGTCTAAGGCTtaccccaggcaaaagcaaatcACCATTGaaaaagactgggggcatggcttaagtgatagagtacctgcctagcaagtgtggggcacagagttcaaaccccagtatagtaaaaaaaaaaaaaaaaaaaaaaaccatctagtTTTAAATGTTACTTACTGTGTGTTAGTAGATAGAAGGAGCGAAAGGACACATAATACCCTCCtttaaaaacttactaaaatTCTTATCATTGTCACCTCACCTTTAAGAGCTTTGTGGATAATTGCTATGGTCATGATTCTGTGTTGCTGGAAATTAGACATTTTTAAAGTCACACTTAATATTATTTTGATTGAAAAAACTCATTAAGCTAAatggcctttttttgtgtgtgtttgctcCCACCTATACTCTGAAAAGTCACAGATGACaaaataaaagtactttttattttcaaatgtcattAACTTTAAAGAGCTTACTTATAGTTTCTCATCTGTACCACTGGAAAGGCCTTTCAATCAGAATCCTTTCAAGGAGgaaacaatcagaaaaaaagtaATATACACTTAAGTCACAGAGATAACTGTTGATGATCTAGTCATGAAATAGTTTAAGGATGCAGGTGTCCTACCATGGTTTTAcgatggtatttttttttcacatgattAACACTGGGGTCAGAACATCCCCAAGTGAGCTTTTGTGCATTTTCCTGAGGTATAAATTAAGACTGCACTTAGTAATTTTCCAGGCCAGGAAGGTAGCTGCAGAAAACTACATAAACCATCACCTTGAATCAAGCTTGACCTGCTTCAGGTCACTCACCAGTTAGACCTTTGTGTGCTCAACTCCCTGGTCCCCTTGAGACCTTCCCACCTCATATGGGTGGTCCTTTCCATCACTTCTCATTGTAGCTACCATCATCTTTCCTGCTATCCCCTCCTCTCCATTTAGCAAGCAATGGTATTAGTATTGTATTCTCCATCATCTTAAGTTCTAATAATCTTTCTATGCAAATGCCAGACAATTGTTAAGCTAACATCTGAAGTGACCTTACCAGAGTTCCAGATTTGATATTCATTGTGTAGGAGCTGTTGGTGCCTGGGGAGCCAGATTTTGGATTCTCTAGCAAACGGATACCATCCTTGAACCATGTGTATTCAGGAGCTGGGTTCCCTTCTTTATCTTGACATCGTAGCTCTGCCACAGTCCCCCTGAGAGCGGAAGTGGGCACTTCACATGATGGAACTGCAGGAGCAACTGAACAATGAAAGCCAAGTGTGTTTCAACAACCAGTAAAGGTGTGTTTATCAGACACTTATGACAGAGACTGGCCACTTATTCAATACAACCATTCCCTTTTTTCTTGGGAACAGTAGACCACATCTGTCAGCCCCTTGCTGCCAGATGGAGTCAGAGGCATGAGTTTCGGCTAATGGAATGTGAATAAAAATGATAACTATTTTTAGACCTAgggctagtggtgtggctcaagtggtagagtgtctgcctacaagtgtgatgccctgagttcaaaccctagtactccaATAGTTAAACAATATCAAATATCCAGGCCTGACCTATAACAACTTCCTGCATGATTCTCCATTTATTCACTCCTCTTGTCCCCTCCAACTCATGGAAAACCTTGTATTAAAGAAGATGTCAGACCTATATTAGGTTGAGTCTCTAATGATGTGATGAAGTAGAATAATATGGCTCCATACTCTCTCCCCTCTGCCTATAGGCTTTACTTAagtgagaaagaaatttctattaAGCCACTCAGCAAGAGTGCAGGGCTTATCTGTCATAGTATCAAGCATTACCTAAGCTAATAAAATCTTGGGAAAGAATCCTATATAAAGAACAGGTCCCtcaatattaaacacagagaggTTTTTGTGATAATgtgttaaaaatagtaaaattttagTAGCCAATGAGGTGATGAGAAGAAATAGCCAAGATCTTCTGGGAAGGTGGTGCTGTGGTTCCTGTAACATTACTGGTTGGGTCTCCCAATTAGTGTTGGTGTGTCCACGGACCAAGTCTGGAAGGAGGAGGATATCGACAGGTGACAGTAgttacacatacacatgcacattaCCTAATACTTGTAGAGTAACCGTATCCTCTTCCAGGTTTTGACCTTGCTCAGAAGGGGCACTAACTTCACAACGGTATTTCCCAGCATCATTTCTTGTAACATTCTTGATCCGTATATTGAAATCTATCATCTCAGCCCGATCTTTAAAGTCACCtttagaaaaagaagacaataatACTAGTGATGATGCAAGTAATTTTCCATGTAACACCTTCCTCAAGTCATTTCATTCAATAGCGAAAGCATTCAGCTATTATGCTTCTAATATACTcagttttaaaacttaaaagttaGATGCCCATGCTGTTATTTtaactgcttttttaaaaagaagggtaTTTTTTAGACTTCAAAAAGGAATATTTAGTTTTATAttctcatgttttattttaaagaactcAACCCAAATGCCTGCCTCACTCCTTTCTGGTACCCTTGTGAAAATATTCCTGTTTTTTTAAAGCCCCACTGGGGAGCCTGGTTTAATTGGTCAGAACAGtaactttttttgtggttgtcCAACCACAGAGGAAGAGATGGTGGAACTGGAGGTGTATCTTAAAAATGTTTGATTGATTAGTTTTTGATAGTAATGTGTAGGAAATTAAAATAGGGTTTGTATAATATGCAGATGCCAGAATTGACAAATGCAGAAAATTCAAGTGAAGACAGCTATGAAATTAACATTTTGCAGCCTACAGTCTTATCTTGACAGTAAGAATCAGAGGATATTTTAAATTGTCTATGaacattaaacattttttcatttaattcctttaaataaagtaatacataatttaaaaaaaatcatgtttattaTCTTTGTTATATTGTAGttccaactttaaaaatatttataatggaaaaatgaaGCGTATATGAAATTCGAGAGTAAAGGAAAAATGGCCCTCAGTGTACCCCTTTGTTAAGCTGTAACAGTACACATGACCTACCTTCTTTCATTTGTATGCTTAACACTGGATAATTCTGAAGCAAATATCATAACATTTCATCCATCACTatcacatttttaattaaaagtgtATCACATGCTCAACAAGCAGagtagaaagtagaaagaaatgtgtaacaaaataaaaatcacaacaaTTTTAATTAACTGTTATAAGTCCTAACTTCCTAAGCTTCTCAGTAGTGATGTCAGTTTCTAGGGGGAGATAAGAAAGTGGGGAGGGTAGTACCACTGAGCAGTGACCCTTCATCCCAAATccaaacattttcatttcctttctttcaagaGTTAATCTACTGGGCCAGCAAGAAAAATTGCACTTTGCATCCTCCAGGACTGTGCTAAGAAATGAAGGTTCCAACAGTTGGTGGAATCAATGGTACCACCTCAGTTACCACCACCATTGCAACCTCAGCTGATTCAACCACAATTACAGACAGATCCTCTTGCTAGTATATAAATAGGGAGTAATTGCAGACAGCCTGAAGTTGGACAAAAAGCAAATCTAGACATGCATGTTTCAGGGTTCAGTAGTATACTTCATGTTTCATACAAATAATTCACATTCAAAATGATGGGACATTTTCTCTTTGAGCTATATGGTAGTCCTTACTCACTTACATTACAAATCTAAGACCATGTGGTAAGCATGACTGGAGaggtttaatttttataaacagaaatagCTATAAAATACAAAGCTGCTGCTGCATGCAACCTTATTGCAATCAGTACATCATTCCTGTGGCAATTTCTGTCACATTATATTGTGAATAAAATTTTTCTATagaaattaaatgatttaaaaactcacatatataaaacatttaatgcTTTTTCAGCCTGCTTTATGGCTGGTTTTGTTACTTGATGTGCTAATTTGGGCAATTTAATTTACATTCTAGCAGTCTGTATAGATAACTACAAAGCCCAgtttaagtattttataattttaggcTACTTATGCCATGCTTGGgatgtttgaaagaaagaaaaaaaaatacgtGTAACAAATTTCACATTTCCACACCTTCATTTTACTTAGTAAACCTGTGGGTGATTTGATGAGGGGTAAATGAAACTTTTTCTTTGTGTACATACCAAGGACATACATGGTTGTGGCTAAAGTGAGTTGATGATGTGGTGCAAGGGATAGTTGTcaccatttcatttctttatggtccataatgaaataaacattttgtaTATGGTTAATTCTGTAAACAGATGCATGTTCAAAAGATCTATAATGGTCTTGTAATCTTAATctaatatattttagatattttaattttttccctcctTGGGAATACATTTAGTATAGTGTAGAAAAATACTTCATGGCATTTTCATATAAGGTAATATAATTTTTCATACATAAACATGAAATTTGTTGTAGAAATTctttaaagcaaaattttaatcTAGGACTTAAATTTAATCTGttctttaaatctatttttatgtGGCCCTTAAGAACATATCCAAAAATTCCATTGctaatatagtaataaaaatactttGGGTACTGACAGACTCGTTGGAGTGTGTGTATAAAATCACAAATTTGTATTCATATTCTTTCCTGTGATGTGTTGTATTAAAATCCAAAatagcttttgaaaaaaaaaaagaaagaaatgaagggtcCAAGGACTCAATGGAATTTACCTACTTTTGTtctctgtcctctgtttttgtgGCTGTTGTGTTGGAGGTCTCAGATACTGTTGG from Castor canadensis chromosome 5, mCasCan1.hap1v2, whole genome shotgun sequence encodes the following:
- the Jam2 gene encoding junctional adhesion molecule B produces the protein MARRSRHRLLLLLLRYLVVALGYHKAYGFSAPKDHQVVTAIEYQEVILACKTPKKTISSRLEWKKLGRSVSFVYYQQALQGDFKDRAEMIDFNIRIKNVTRNDAGKYRCEVSAPSEQGQNLEEDTVTLQVLVAPAVPSCEVPTSALRGTVAELRCQDKEGNPAPEYTWFKDGIRLLENPKSGSPGTNSSYTMNIKSGTLQFNTVSKLDSGEYSCEARNSVGYRRCPGKRMQVDDLNVSGIIAAVVVVALVIAVCGLGVCYAQRKGYFSKETSFQKSGAASKATTMSENDFKHTKSFII